A single genomic interval of Desulfobacterales bacterium harbors:
- a CDS encoding VanZ family protein — translation MSAPGTGISGWRVLPALMVMAGIFFLSHLPGKELPLPPVFGIDKLLHAGVYAVLAWTIFFALHPHQGGGRPSWRLCLLVVALTVLYGISDEFHQSFVPGRFPSGWDVVADGAGGLLAAWLWLSGDRRQETGDRRQRTDDR, via the coding sequence ATGAGCGCACCAGGAACCGGGATCAGCGGCTGGCGGGTTCTTCCCGCACTTATGGTGATGGCGGGGATTTTTTTTCTGTCCCATCTCCCGGGCAAGGAGTTACCGCTGCCGCCGGTGTTCGGTATCGACAAACTGCTCCATGCCGGGGTCTATGCTGTTCTGGCCTGGACGATCTTTTTTGCCCTGCATCCCCACCAGGGGGGCGGCCGTCCCTCCTGGCGTCTCTGCCTGCTCGTTGTGGCGCTGACCGTGTTATACGGGATCAGTGACGAGTTCCACCAATCCTTTGTCCCGGGCCGGTTCCCGAGCGGCTGGGACGTCGTGGCCGATGGTGCCGGCGGCTTGCTGGCGGCCTGGCTCTGGTTGTCAGGAGACAGGAGACAGGAGACAGGAGACAGGAGACAGAGGACAGATGACAGATGA